TCGGTCATCACCTTGAAGGCAATCGCCGAGAAGGGCTCCTCGTCTGATGCCCTTAGCAGAACCGTCTCACCACCCGGGGTCTTGCCCTCAACAGGCGGGATATCCAGCGGGGAGGGGAGGTAATCGACTATTGCATCAAGCAGCATCTGCACACCCTTGTTCTTGAAACTGGAGCCGCATATTACAGGGGTGATTTTCAACTGAAGCGCACCGGCCCTCAGTGCATTCTTCAGCTCCTCCTCTTCAATCTCCTTGCCATCCAGGTACTTCCCCATGATAGTCTCATCTATGTCTGCAAGCACCTCAATCATCTTCTCTCTGTACTCCCCTGCCTGTGCCCTGTACTCATCGGGTATGTCCTTCTCAACAAAACTTGACCCGAGCGTTTCATCTTCAAAGTAATAGGCCTTCATCCTCACAAGGTCGATGGGGCCCCTGAAGTTTTCCTCTGCCCCGATGGGTATCTGAATAGCAACGGGACTTGCGCCGAGCCTCTCAACCATGGAATCAACGGACATTAAGAAATCAGCGCCCATCTTGTCCATCTTATTCATAAATGCTATCCTTGGCACACCGTACTTGTCCGCCTGTCTCCAGACGGTCTCGGACTGGGGCTCAACACCGGCCGCCGCATCGAATACGGCTATGGCACCATCCAGCACCCTCAGGGCACGCTCCACCTCGATGGTAAAGTCAACATGGCCCGGGGTATCAATAATGTTAATCCTGTGGTCCTTCCATAAACATGTCGTAGCAGCAGAGGTTATGGTGATCCCCCTCTCCTGCTCCTGAACCATCCAGTCCATAACCGCGGTACCGTCATGGACTTCACCCATCTTGTACGTAACACCTGTATAGTAGAGAACACGCTCGGTCGTAGTAGTCTTCCCGGCATCGATATGCGCCATAATACCGATGTTCCTGACCTTTTCTAACGGAACCCTCAATTCACTACTCCTTTTTCAAAAATAGACATAGCTTTAGAATTACACTCGAAACAGGTTTTTTTGGACCGCCCCGGATATGGACGAAAAACGTATGAGGCCTTACCCTACCATCTGTAGTGAGCGAAGGCCCTGTTGGCCTCGGCCATTTTGTGGGTATCCTCTCTCTTCTTCACAGAAGTACCTGCACTCTTGTAAGCATCAAGAAGTTCAGCTGCGAGACGCTCCGTCATTGTCCTCTCCGGCCTCTTCCGCGCATTATCACGTATCCACCTGAAGGCCAGAGCAAGCCGCCTGTTAGCCTTTACCTCAACGGGGACCTGATAGGTAGCGCCGCCAACCCTTCTGGGCTTTACCTCAATAGCCGGCTTTACATTCTCAAGCGCGGTTTTGAAGACCTTCAGCGGGTCTTCACCTGTTTTGTCCTTAAGGATATCAAACGCTCCATAGCAGGTGCGTTCTGCCAGCGATTTCTTACCCTCCTTCATTATTGCCTTTACAAACTTACTGACTACCTTGCTGTTGTACTTCGGATCAGGTAGAATTTCCCTCTTTTCTGCAACCCTTCTTCTTGGCATTATTCACTCCTACTTTGGCCGTTTTGCTCCATATTTGGACCTCCCCTGACGTCTGTTCTCCACACCCATTGCATCAAGGGCACCCCGCACAATATGGTACCTGACACCAGGCAGATCCTTGATTCTTCCACCCCTGATCAGCACAATTGAGTGCTCCTGGAGGTTATGCCCGATACCGGGGACATAAGCTGTAACCTCTATACTGTTTGTAAGTCTGACCCTTGCAACCTTTCTCAAAGCAGAGTTTGGCTTTTTGGGGGTTGTTGTATAAACCCTCGTACATACTCCCCGCCTCTGGGGACAGTTCTGCAGAGCCGGACTTTTCGATTTATCCTTCAGGCTCTTCCTTCCCTTTCTGATTAACTGGGCTATTGTTGGCAAAACCGGACCTCCGTCATATTTGGTGAAAAACCTGATTATACTACCAGAAAAACTCCCATTTGTCAAGCATTCCGTTTCAAAAAAAACGTGAAGCTATAGTTTAACCCGGGAGAGGACTTTTTTGCAAGTTTTTTATCCGACACAAACAAGTGTTTGTCCGCAAATTAAGTGAGTCCGTCATTCCTAACAGGGGAGGGTGGAAGACATCCGTCCTATCAGTCGGATTAAGGGGAGGGTGATAACAGCAGGATCCATCGGGTCAGGAAAGAACGTCCCTGACCACCTCGGCAAAGTGCTTCACGTCGATAGGCTTCATAACGAGTTCTGAAACCCCCTCCTTCAACAAGACCTCCCTTTCATTAATCACGGGATAACCACTGAGGAGGATTATCTTCACATCCCTTTTCAGTTCCTTCAGTCTCCTCACCATCTCGATTCCACTCAGTTCAGGCATTATCATATCGGTTATCACAAGGGCAATCTCTGCATTTCCTTTCTCAAAAGACTCTATTCCCTCGACACCATTCCTCGCGGTAAAGACCCTGTATCCCATCATCTCAAGAACAGCGACAATAAGCTCCCTGACCGGGTCGTCATCTTCGACCACGAGTACCGGTTCACCATGACCCTCAGGGAGTGTATGCTCCTTCCGCTGCGTTGTTTCCTCCTCTTTAATCTGCATCTCCAGGGAAGGCAGATAGATAGTAAAGACGGTCCCCTCCCCTGCCTCTGACTTCACATCAATATACCCGCCGTGCTGCCTGACGATACCATAGACCTGTGAAAGCCCCAGCCCCGTCCCCTTTCCCACCTCCTTTGTGGTAAAAAAGGGCTCAAAGATATGGGGCAGAATTTCCATCGGGATTCCGGTCCCGGTGTCGCCCACACTTATAGCTACATATTCGCCTGCCTCAAGGTCCGTCAGGTTCAGCATCCTTTTTTCAGGAAAGGATACCTTCTTAAGGCCGAGGCTCAGACTTCCCCCTACACAAAGGGCATCCCTCGCATTCACCACAAGGTTTGCGAGTACCTGTTGTATCTTTGTCGGATCGGCATTCACCCTGTATTCACCGGGTGAATACTCAAGGGAGACCTTGATGTCTTCGGGGATAGTTCTTTCAATAAACTTAAGGAACTCCTTCATGAAGAGGACAAGATCGACGGGATTCATCCGGCTGACCGATTTCCTGCTGAAGTCAAGTATCTGCCGCACAAGATTTGCTGCCTTTGTGCCACCCTGAAAGATAGATTCTACACGCTGCCTTGTATTCTCATCAATAGAGCCACTCTTGAGAATTATCTCTGCATAACCGATAATAACGGTCAGTATGTTATTGAAATCGTGGGCAAT
The DNA window shown above is from bacterium BMS3Abin08 and carries:
- the rpsG gene encoding 30S ribosomal protein S7; translated protein: MPRRRVAEKREILPDPKYNSKVVSKFVKAIMKEGKKSLAERTCYGAFDILKDKTGEDPLKVFKTALENVKPAIEVKPRRVGGATYQVPVEVKANRRLALAFRWIRDNARKRPERTMTERLAAELLDAYKSAGTSVKKREDTHKMAEANRAFAHYRW
- the rpsL gene encoding 30S ribosomal protein S12; this translates as MPTIAQLIRKGRKSLKDKSKSPALQNCPQRRGVCTRVYTTTPKKPNSALRKVARVRLTNSIEVTAYVPGIGHNLQEHSIVLIRGGRIKDLPGVRYHIVRGALDAMGVENRRQGRSKYGAKRPK